The following proteins are encoded in a genomic region of Prochlorococcus marinus XMU1408:
- a CDS encoding sodium/glutamate symporter: MSQLFFGFEDLYKINAIPTLFLSLGLLGIIGILLTLGRRLDSAMKLERFGIPIALLVGAIGFLIGPYGPFSLLPERVLNTWMQLPTPLLTLVFATLMLGRPIPKLSGLWQPVASQALLGLLLGFGQYVVGGIIVLLFLLPYLGVDPLMGCIIEVGFEGGHGAAAIMGESFRKLGFPEGLDLGFAMATVGLLASTLLGSGLVVLGRFFGWLVPADKEIKNDLSVVDLEFKTIEQFKLLLYNFAFAGLAVLVGIFLLYCLRFSSMYMGEISKQVILAFPVFPLALMGSFFIRFVLEKSKNTKLVSSLFQREIGILSTDLLIITAMAGLNLPLLVNYWLPISLLAIGGLIWNLAGMLIFSRLFFREEWFERSIAEFGNSTGVAASGLLLLRLADPRNTTQTLPVFSIKQLFLQPLLSGGLITVIAPLFISNFGLKGWTEFCGLISLSLCAVAISLQSKYTKASA; encoded by the coding sequence ATGAGTCAGTTGTTTTTTGGTTTTGAAGACCTATATAAAATTAATGCAATCCCAACTTTATTCCTCTCTTTAGGCTTGCTTGGAATTATAGGGATTCTTCTAACACTTGGAAGAAGATTAGATTCTGCAATGAAGTTGGAGAGATTTGGTATTCCAATAGCTCTTTTAGTTGGAGCAATTGGTTTTTTAATTGGTCCTTATGGACCTTTTTCATTATTACCAGAGAGGGTTTTGAATACTTGGATGCAATTACCAACTCCTTTGCTTACATTGGTTTTTGCAACTTTGATGCTAGGGAGACCCATCCCTAAACTAAGTGGCTTATGGCAACCAGTAGCATCTCAGGCATTATTGGGGCTTCTACTTGGTTTTGGTCAATATGTTGTAGGAGGAATAATTGTTTTGTTATTTTTGCTGCCTTATTTAGGGGTGGATCCATTAATGGGATGCATTATTGAAGTTGGTTTTGAAGGCGGTCATGGGGCTGCTGCAATTATGGGGGAAAGTTTTAGAAAATTAGGCTTTCCTGAGGGATTAGATTTAGGCTTCGCAATGGCTACTGTCGGCTTACTTGCTTCTACGTTGCTTGGAAGTGGATTAGTTGTTCTAGGTAGGTTTTTTGGATGGTTGGTTCCTGCTGATAAAGAGATCAAAAATGATTTAAGCGTCGTCGATCTAGAATTCAAAACAATTGAACAATTTAAGTTGCTTTTATATAATTTTGCTTTTGCAGGATTAGCTGTATTGGTTGGTATCTTTTTGCTCTATTGTTTAAGGTTTTCTTCTATGTATATGGGTGAAATAAGTAAACAGGTTATATTAGCTTTTCCAGTCTTTCCATTGGCTTTAATGGGATCATTCTTTATAAGGTTTGTCTTAGAAAAGTCTAAAAACACAAAATTAGTTTCATCTCTTTTTCAACGTGAGATTGGAATACTTTCCACGGATTTACTTATAATTACAGCTATGGCTGGATTGAATTTACCATTGCTAGTTAACTATTGGTTACCTATAAGTCTCTTAGCAATTGGTGGATTGATTTGGAACCTTGCAGGGATGTTGATTTTTTCTAGATTGTTTTTTAGAGAAGAGTGGTTTGAAAGATCAATCGCAGAGTTTGGTAATTCGACAGGAGTTGCTGCTAGTGGATTATTACTTTTGAGATTAGCTGATCCAAGAAATACCACTCAAACCTTACCTGTATTTTCTATTAAACAATTATTTCTTCAACCACTGCTTTCAGGTGGTTTAATTACTGTAATAGCCCCTTTATTTATTAGTAATTTTGGGCTTAAAGGATGGACAGAATTTTGTGGATTAATTTCATTATCTTTATGTGCGGTAGCAATATCTCTACAGTCGAAATATACAAAAGCTTCAGCATGA
- a CDS encoding glutathione S-transferase codes for MKHNILYSFRRCPYAIRARWALLNTNQLVELREVDLKKKPIELIEISKKATVPVLKTSLNQVIDESIDIMIWSLKESNMDALLFKNCKSQEILSLIDLNDKEFKYHLDRYKYASRFNYQELKTHRDACYEILLSLNNRLKSFSNKGKPLFLVDAKESIADWAIWPFIRQFRIADISRFDQNHEIEFLRNWLNYFLNHEKYHIVMKKNKPWDKESKPIFFGQ; via the coding sequence ATGAAGCACAATATTCTTTATAGCTTCAGAAGATGTCCCTATGCGATCAGAGCTAGATGGGCTTTATTAAATACAAATCAATTGGTTGAGTTAAGAGAGGTAGATTTAAAGAAGAAACCTATTGAATTAATTGAGATTTCTAAGAAGGCAACTGTACCTGTATTAAAGACAAGCTTAAATCAAGTAATTGATGAGAGCATAGACATTATGATCTGGAGTTTGAAAGAATCAAATATGGATGCATTATTATTTAAAAATTGTAAATCACAAGAAATACTTAGTCTTATCGATCTAAATGATAAAGAATTTAAATATCATTTAGATCGATATAAATATGCGTCTAGATTCAACTATCAAGAATTAAAAACTCATAGGGATGCTTGTTATGAAATACTTTTATCATTAAATAATAGATTAAAAAGCTTTTCAAATAAAGGGAAGCCACTTTTTCTTGTTGATGCCAAAGAAAGCATTGCTGACTGGGCTATATGGCCATTTATAAGACAATTTAGAATAGCTGACATCTCAAGATTTGATCAAAATCATGAGATTGAATTCTTAAGGAATTGGTTAAATTATTTTTTAAATCACGAGAAATATCATATTGTAATGAAGAAAAATAAGCCTTGGGATAAGGAAAGCAAACCAATATTTTTTGGACAATGA
- a CDS encoding GIY-YIG nuclease family protein: MSEFVYLMKNGDLYKLGCTSNLESEANKMKPGEIISSFKIKNPKSFQARLLRLYKKKRIPDTNYFRLSESEVDNCKKHLEGKSNLPKSLGDELKIGLNGSLLFASLTFFISFIINKMLIFSLFLAILLASLPMWSLAILGSFGGYDIDDLKLFSTISNRLKGFLIALSMTSFAYVLYSFFHF; the protein is encoded by the coding sequence ATGTCAGAATTTGTTTATCTAATGAAAAACGGTGATTTATATAAACTTGGATGCACAAGTAATTTGGAAAGTGAGGCTAATAAAATGAAGCCAGGTGAAATAATTTCTTCTTTTAAAATAAAAAACCCTAAATCTTTTCAGGCAAGATTATTGAGGCTTTATAAGAAAAAAAGAATCCCGGATACAAATTATTTTCGTTTATCTGAATCAGAAGTTGATAATTGTAAAAAACATCTAGAAGGTAAAAGTAATTTACCTAAAAGCTTAGGCGATGAATTGAAAATTGGTTTAAATGGATCTTTATTGTTTGCTAGTTTAACTTTTTTCATTTCATTTATAATTAATAAGATGCTTATATTCAGTTTATTTCTTGCAATCTTATTAGCATCTCTTCCTATGTGGTCTCTTGCTATTCTTGGTAGCTTCGGGGGCTACGATATTGATGATCTTAAACTTTTTTCGACAATTTCTAATAGATTAAAGGGCTTTCTGATTGCTCTTTCAATGACTTCGTTTGCGTATGTTCTATATTCCTTTTTTCATTTTTAG
- a CDS encoding SDR family NAD(P)-dependent oxidoreductase — MRKILITGASRGIGKAIALKLLKEGHSISLGVRRKEDLFNTPLDPKSNNPENFVVHSYDATKRESSREWVKSTVNSFKSIDTIIHCAGIFKRTNLIFKDNEIQDIEDLWKVNVMGPWILTKDAWKYLSMNNSARIIVLVSMSGKRSKGSLASYSMSKFALMSLCQTMRNEGWNKGIRVTAICPGWVNTDMAKEVNSFPKEEMTQPNDIANICSNLLNLANSSVPFEIALNCKLETSI, encoded by the coding sequence ATGAGAAAGATTCTTATAACTGGAGCAAGTAGAGGTATAGGTAAAGCGATCGCATTAAAGTTACTTAAAGAAGGACATTCAATAAGCCTGGGAGTAAGAAGAAAAGAAGATTTGTTCAATACACCGTTAGATCCTAAATCAAATAATCCAGAAAATTTTGTTGTACATTCTTATGATGCCACTAAAAGAGAATCATCAAGAGAATGGGTGAAAAGTACAGTTAATTCATTTAAAAGTATTGATACCATTATTCATTGTGCTGGAATTTTTAAAAGAACAAATCTAATCTTTAAAGACAATGAAATACAGGATATAGAAGATCTATGGAAAGTTAATGTAATGGGACCATGGATATTAACAAAAGATGCCTGGAAATACTTATCAATGAATAACTCAGCTAGAATTATTGTATTAGTATCAATGAGTGGAAAACGATCAAAAGGTAGCTTAGCTAGTTACTCAATGAGTAAATTCGCTTTAATGAGTTTATGCCAAACGATGAGAAATGAAGGATGGAATAAAGGTATTAGAGTTACTGCAATTTGCCCAGGCTGGGTAAATACAGATATGGCAAAAGAAGTAAATAGTTTCCCAAAAGAGGAAATGACTCAGCCAAATGATATTGCCAATATTTGTTCTAATTTATTAAATTTAGCAAACAGTTCAGTTCCTTTTGAAATCGCACTAAACTGTAAACTTGAAACATCAATCTAA